In Heliangelus exortis chromosome Z, bHelExo1.hap1, whole genome shotgun sequence, a genomic segment contains:
- the LOC139790293 gene encoding small EDRK-rich factor 1, with protein MTRGNQRELARQKNLKKTQENHKGKRKEDSLTASQRKQRDSEIMQQKQKAANERKSLQTGAK; from the exons GTGGGAACCAGCGTGAGCTTGCCCGCCAAAAGAACCTGAAGAAGACTCAGGAAAACcacaaagggaaaaggaaagaggataGCTTGACTGCCTCTCAGAGAAAACAGAG agaTTCTGAAATTatgcagcaaaagcaaaaagcgGCTAATGAAAGGAAGTCTCTGCAGACAGGAGCAAAATGA